In Oncorhynchus gorbuscha isolate QuinsamMale2020 ecotype Even-year unplaced genomic scaffold, OgorEven_v1.0 Un_scaffold_35:::fragment_2:::debris, whole genome shotgun sequence, one DNA window encodes the following:
- the LOC124017953 gene encoding 39S ribosomal protein L17, mitochondrial-like — protein sequence MRLTIQMLISHGRVARKMGLGPESRINMLRNILTGLVRHERIETTRGRADEVRFYAEKLIDYAKKGDTDEKAMKMANFWLTEKDLIPKLFKVLAPRFETQPKAYTRMARIPNRENLDKAAMAVLEYKGNPFPPLQTAKRDNELTLINQLLKGYREQWAQQAAAKVEA from the exons ATGCGCCTCACCATTCAGATGTTGATATCCCATGGCCGGGTGGCCCGTAAAATGGGTCTCGGTCCAGAGTCCCGAATAAACATGCTTCGGAACATTCTTACCGGCCTCGTTCGACACGAGAGGATAGAGACCACCCGAGGTAGAGCAGACGAAGTTCGATTCTATGCTGAAAAG TTGATTGACTATGCCAAGAAGGGAGACACTGACGAGAAAGCGATGAAAATGGCAAACTTCTGGCTCACA GAAAAGGACCTGATCCCAAAGCTCTTCAAGGTCCTAGCTCCCAGGTTTGAGACCCAGCCCAAAGCCTACACCCGGATGGCCCGCATTCCCAACAGGGAGAACCTGGACAAGGCTGCTATGGCCGTGCTGGAGTATAAAGGCAACCCGTTCCCACCTCTCCAGACCGCCAAGCGAGACAATGAACTCACGCTAATCAACCAGCTCCTCAAAGGCTACAGAGAACAGTGGGCACAGCAGGCAGCAGCCAAGGTTGAGGCATGA